The genomic window TCATCGCGGTGGTACGAGGAACAGGCTCACCCGGCCGCGGGGGTGAAATCCTCCGCCACCGTCACCACGTCACCGATCACCACGACGGCCGGTGGACGGATCCCGGCGGCGGCGGTCTCGCCCGCAACCGCCCCGAGCGTGCTGATCAGCGACTTCTGGTGGGCCGTCGACCCCTCCTGCACCACCCCGACCGGTGTCTGCGGCGACCGGCCCTCGGCGATCAGCCGTTCCGCGATCACCGGCAGGTTCTTCAGGCCCATCATCAGCACCACGGTGCCGCGCAGCCGGGCCACCGCCGACCAGTCGACCAGCGAGTCCGGGTGGTCCGGCGGGATGTGGCCGGAGATGACGGTGAACTCGTGCGCCACCCCACGATGGGTGACCGGGATACCGGCCAGGGCGGGCGCCGCGATCGAACTGGTCACGCCGGGCACCACCACCACCGGCACGCCCGCCTTCGCACAGGCCAGGGCCTCCTCGCCGCCACGGCCGAAGACGAAGTTGTCGCCGCCCTTGAGCCGGACCACGAACCGGCCCTGCAGCGCCCGGTCCACCAGGATCCGGTTGATCTCCTCCTGGGCGGCCTGCGGACCGTACGGGATCTTGGCGGCGTCGATCAGCTCGACCTCCGGGCGCAGCTCGCCGAGCAGCATGCCGGGAACGAGCCGGTCGGCGACCACCACATCGGCGGCGGCCAGCAGGCGGCGGCCCTTGACCGTGATCAGCTCCGGGTCGCCGGGACCAGCCCCGACCAGGGCGACACCCTTCAACTCGGGCGCGGCCGGCGGGCTGGCCTCCAGCACACCGGCCACCATGTCGCGCACCGCCATCGCCCGGCGGCGGTCACCTCCGTCGGTCACCGCCACCGTCACCTGGCCGTGCCTGGTGACGGCCGGGGTCCACGCGGTGGCGGCGTCACGGTCGTCGGCTCGTACACAGAAGATCCGGTGTTGCTCTGCCGCGACGCTGACCTGGGCCGCGGCCTCCGGGTCGTCGATCGCGACCTGGACCAGCCAGGCACCCTCGACGTCGGCCGGCGCGAAGCGCCGTGGCGTCCAGACGGCCCGGCCGGCGTCGACGTGCCCCAGCAGGGTGGGGGTCAGCTCGGGCGAGACGATCTCGACCCGGGCGCCCGCCGCGATCAGCGCCGGCACCCGGCGGGTGGCGACCGAGCCTCCCCCGACCACCAGCACCCGGCGACCTTCCAGACGCAACCCCAGCGGATAGATGCTCATTGCTCCGACACTCCCGCGCTTGTCTCCCGCGCCCCCGTGCTCATTTCTCCGACACTCCCGCCGCGTCGAACGTCGCCACCTCGTGCAGCACGCGCACCGCGGCCGTCACGATCGGCAGGGCCAGCACCGCGCCGCTGCCCTCACCGAGGCGCATGCCCAGGTCGAGCAGCGGTTCCAGACCCAGGTGGGCGAGGGCGACACCGGCGCCGGGCTCGGCCGACCGGTGCCCGGCGACCATCGCGGCCACCGAGTCCGGAGCGAACGCGGCGGCGGCCACCGCGGCCGACGCCGCGATCACACCATCGATGATCACCGGCACCCGGGCCGCGGCGGCACCGAGGATGAACCCGGTCAGCGCGGCGTGCTCCAGGCCGCCGACCGTGGCGAGCACACCCAGCGGGTCGGCCGGGTCGGGCGTGTGCCGTTCCAGGGCGGTGGTCACCACCGCGATCTTGTGGGCGAGGGTCTCGTCGTCGATGCCGGTGCCCCGGCCGGTCGCGACGCCCGCCGAGACGCCGGTGAACGCGGCGATCAGGGCCGCCGCCGGCGTCGTGTTGGCGATCCCCATATCGCCGGTGAGCAGTGCCTTCGCTCCCTGCTCGACGAGCGCCGCCGCGACCCGGATGCCGACCTCGACCGCGGCCAGGGCCTCCTCGCGGGTCAGCGCCGGGCCGGCCGTCATGTCCCGGGTGCCGCGGCGCACGTTCGCGTCCAGCAGGTTCGGGCCGCCGTGCAGCGGAATCCGCACACCGACGTCGACCACCATCACGTCGGCGCCGGCCTGCCGGGCGAACGTGTTGACCACCGCACCGCCGGCCACGAAGTTCGCCACCATCTGCGCGGTGACCTCCTGCGGCCACGGGCTCACCCCCTGGGCGTGCACACCGTGGTCACCGGCGAACACCGCGACCGTGGCCGGCACCGGCAGCGGCGGCGGGCACACCCCGGCCAGCCCGGCCAGGCGCACCGACAACTCCTCCAGCGCGCCCAGCGAACCGGCCGGTTTGGTCAGGCGGCCCTGCAGCTCACGGGCGGCGGTCATCGCCTCGCCGTCGGGCGGCCGGATGGCGGCCAGGGTGGTCTCCAGCGTCACGGTCGCTCCTCGATCACTTCACTCAGCGTCTGTACGAATCGGTCTGTGGTGGAAGTGTCGCGCACCGCGATCCGGAGCCAGTCCGGGCCCAGCCCCGGAAAGGTGTCGCCACGGCGCACCGCATAACCACGTCGGCGCAGCTCAGCGCGGATCTGGTCGGCTTCGGCCAGGCGTACCGCGACAAAAGCCGACGCCGGGGCACCGACAACCGTGACGCTCGGCACTCGCCGCAACCGTTCCACCAGGTGGTCGCGCTGTTCGGTGAGGCGCGCCGCGATCTCGCGTTCCGCGGCGACCGCCACCGGTGACGCGCATGCGATCGCCGCAGCCAGCGCCGGTGTGGAGACCGCCCAGAGCGGTTGCGCGGCGGCCAGGCGCCGCAGCAGATCGGCGGGGCCGAGCGCGTAACCGATCCGCAGCCCGGCAAGCCCCCAGGTCTTGGTGAGGCTGCGCAGCACCACCAGGCCGGGCAGGTCGCGGCGCTCGGCCAGCGACTCCGGTTCCCCGTCGGTTCCGGCACGCCAGGTGGTGTCGGCGAACGCCTCGTCGACCACCAGCACCCGGCCCGGACGGGCCAGTTTCGCCAGGTCGTCCGCCGGGTGCAGGACCGAGGTCGGGTTGGTCGGATTGCCCACGAAGACCAGGTCGGCATCGTCCGGGACCATGACCGGGTCGAGCTGGAAGCCGTCCTCTTCACGGAGAATCACACGCCCGACATGGTGACCCGCGTTGCGCAGGGCGGCTTCGGGCTCGGTGAACTGAGGGTGCACCACTACCGGCTTCTTCGAGGTGCGTAACGCCTGAGCGAGCAGCACGAAGGCCTGCGCCGCGCCGGCGGTCAGGAGCACTTCCTCTTTGGGCCTTCTGTGCCGATTTGCTACGGCAGTCGTTGCTTTATCGGCATCCGGGTAGGCCGCCAGCCCGGCCATCGACTCCATGATCGGCCCCGACAGCCATCCCGGCATCGGCTGGTGACGCACGTTGACCGCGAGATCGATCAGGCCCGCCCCCACTTCGGCGTCACCGTGATGGTCGAGGTCGAAACTCATGGCCCCAGCATGCCGGACCGTAGTGCACGCCACATCTCGGCTGTTCCGTCCGAACATGAGGCCTTTTGTCATACCTTCAAGGGGTGACGACCCGACGCCTGACCGTAGCCGGACGGATGGCCCTGCTGATCCGGGCCGGGCTGATCGCGGGCCTGGTCATCACCGGGCTCACCTACCCGTTCGCGGCCCTCGGCGGGATGGGCGTCAAAGCCGGCGCCGAAGCCCTGGAGAACATGCCCAGGGAACTCATCGAGA from Actinoplanes derwentensis includes these protein-coding regions:
- the cobA gene encoding uroporphyrinogen-III C-methyltransferase; its protein translation is MSIYPLGLRLEGRRVLVVGGGSVATRRVPALIAAGARVEIVSPELTPTLLGHVDAGRAVWTPRRFAPADVEGAWLVQVAIDDPEAAAQVSVAAEQHRIFCVRADDRDAATAWTPAVTRHGQVTVAVTDGGDRRRAMAVRDMVAGVLEASPPAAPELKGVALVGAGPGDPELITVKGRRLLAAADVVVADRLVPGMLLGELRPEVELIDAAKIPYGPQAAQEEINRILVDRALQGRFVVRLKGGDNFVFGRGGEEALACAKAGVPVVVVPGVTSSIAAPALAGIPVTHRGVAHEFTVISGHIPPDHPDSLVDWSAVARLRGTVVLMMGLKNLPVIAERLIAEGRSPQTPVGVVQEGSTAHQKSLISTLGAVAGETAAAGIRPPAVVVIGDVVTVAEDFTPAAG
- the cobC gene encoding Rv2231c family pyridoxal phosphate-dependent protein CobC; the protein is MFGRNSRDVACTTVRHAGAMSFDLDHHGDAEVGAGLIDLAVNVRHQPMPGWLSGPIMESMAGLAAYPDADKATTAVANRHRRPKEEVLLTAGAAQAFVLLAQALRTSKKPVVVHPQFTEPEAALRNAGHHVGRVILREEDGFQLDPVMVPDDADLVFVGNPTNPTSVLHPADDLAKLARPGRVLVVDEAFADTTWRAGTDGEPESLAERRDLPGLVVLRSLTKTWGLAGLRIGYALGPADLLRRLAAAQPLWAVSTPALAAAIACASPVAVAAEREIAARLTEQRDHLVERLRRVPSVTVVGAPASAFVAVRLAEADQIRAELRRRGYAVRRGDTFPGLGPDWLRIAVRDTSTTDRFVQTLSEVIEERP
- the cobT gene encoding nicotinate-nucleotide--dimethylbenzimidazole phosphoribosyltransferase, encoding MTAARELQGRLTKPAGSLGALEELSVRLAGLAGVCPPPLPVPATVAVFAGDHGVHAQGVSPWPQEVTAQMVANFVAGGAVVNTFARQAGADVMVVDVGVRIPLHGGPNLLDANVRRGTRDMTAGPALTREEALAAVEVGIRVAAALVEQGAKALLTGDMGIANTTPAAALIAAFTGVSAGVATGRGTGIDDETLAHKIAVVTTALERHTPDPADPLGVLATVGGLEHAALTGFILGAAAARVPVIIDGVIAASAAVAAAAFAPDSVAAMVAGHRSAEPGAGVALAHLGLEPLLDLGMRLGEGSGAVLALPIVTAAVRVLHEVATFDAAGVSEK